The Amblyraja radiata isolate CabotCenter1 chromosome 21, sAmbRad1.1.pri, whole genome shotgun sequence genome contains the following window.
tgctggagaaactcagcgcgtgcagcagtatctatggagcgaaggaaataggcaacgtttcgggccgggtttcagcccgaaacgttgcctatttccttcgctccatagatactgctgcacccgctgagtttctccagcatttctgtctaccgtcaattttccagcatctgcagttccttcttaatcaattaatataccgctgggttgtaagctgcccaaggaaatatgaggtggtgtttatTTTTATAATGTTTATAAGTGCCTACTTACCGGATCGGGGATTGGTCTAACGTCACTTCAAAGGGCGAGCACTTTCTCACCATTGTAAGGGAGTGGTTGTCTGGAGACTGAGCTAATCACTGGAGTGGGACTTTAAACTACAACCATGGAGCACAGCCACTGAGCTAAACCCGTTACCTTGGacttagatcagtctgaagaagggtttcggcccgaaacctcacctatttccttcgctccatagatgctgctgcacccgctgagtttctccagcatttttgtgtaccttgaactTAAGGGTGGTTTTATTGTAGGGCTGAGTCGCCGGAGGAGCTgccgccttgcagcgccagagaccgacctcgggtgctgcctgtgtgtgcggagtttgcacgttcctcctgtggcccgcatgggttttctcccacattgttCATATGTTATATTCGCAGAATTTGGCACatcgcgtctactccgccattcaatcatggctgatctatctctccctcaataccccgttctctccataacccctgacacccatactaatcaagaatctgtcaatctccgccttaaatatccgccgacttggcctccacagccttccgtggaaatgaattccacagattcaccaccctctgactaaagaaattcctcctcatctccttcctaaaggaatgtcctttaattttaaggctatggcctctgatcctagactctcccactagtggaaacatcctctccacgtccactctatccaggcctttcactctttggtaagtttctatgaggtccCCACTCGTTCTTCTAATCTCCAGCTCGTACAGGCCCATTGGCTTCAAACACTCAtcgtatgctaacccactcattcctaggatcattgttgtaaacctccgctgtacacatcccaaaaatgtttgcgtttgtaggttaattggttgctgcAAAATAAcccttggtgtgtagggagtaaATGAGTAagtggataacatggaactagtgtgaacaggtggtcgATGGGCGGCGTGGAGTCGCTGGGCGGATGACTGCATCCAAGCTAACTCTCGGGACGGCTTTTGCTTCATCCACTTCATTCCTATCTTGCTCATGGTCCTTGCTTTTTTCTTTGCACAGGTCTTTCCCTGAGCTGAGAAGATGACTGAGTACAAACTTGTGGTGGTGGGGGCTGGAGGCGTGGGCAAGAGTGCTCTGACCATCCAGCTTATTCAGAACCACTTTGTCGATGAATATGATCCCACGATAGAAGTAAGTTTCAttttacactttttttttttttttttagtttcggagatagagcttggaaacaggaggcccttcggcccagcgagtccatgtcaaccagcgatccccgcacacttacactatcctacacacactagggacaatttacaattacaccaagccaattaattaacAAACTTgcgcgtttttggaatgtgggaggaaaccggacatccggagaaaaccaactccgatcacggggagaacctacaaacgccgtacagacagtgcccgtagtcaggatgcaaccctggtctctggtgctataaggaagcaactctaccgctgcgccactgtgctgccccttgatgaacagtccttccataagctggggtactgtccaattcacctctaccccattgtggacattggactttgtctctggaactgatgatcTGCAATGCGGAgaacgatattctgcactctgtatcttttgcTTTGCTCTACCCTATGTACACGAGTTTGGCTTGATGGTCTTTAAATGTAGTATCATGTGATTTGTTTGGAGAGTGTgaaaaccaaagcttttcactgtatctggcaCATGAGTTAatagtagtcgctgcctcaaaaaggctggcagtatcatcaaagacccacaccatcctggccacacactcatctccctgctaccttcaggtagaaggtacaggagcctgaagactgcaacaaccaggttcaggaatagttacttcccctcagccatcaggctattaaacctggctcggacaaaactctgattattaccaaccactttctgttatttgcactatcagtttatttattcatgtgtgtatatatttatatcatggtatatggacacatttatctgttttgtagtaaatgcctactattttctgtgtgcttaagcaaagcaagaatttcattgtcctatacagggacacatgacaataaactcacttgaacttgaacttagtaAACCTCGACTctgtacttaagggcctgtcccacatgggtgtcatttgcgcgtcatttacacgatgcgcgcgcatggtgcgtggtgatatAGACAGTgtcgcacggcgccccaggatttgggatgtacaaaaactttgcgcgccacctgcgtgacacgcaaatgccgcccaggtgggacaggccctttactgccttTTGAGGAATTTGCACCTGATGTTCTAACTTTGTCTCTCATTTGGTTTGTCCTTAGGATTCCTACAGAAAACAAGTTGTAATAGATGGAGAAACATGTCTGTTAGATATCCTCGACACGGCGGGTCAAGAGGAgtacagtgcaatgagagatcagTACATGAGGACGGGCGAGGGTTTCCTGTGTGTCTTCGCCATTAATAACTCCAAGTCATTCGAAGATATTCATCATTATAGGTGGGTTTTCAAATGGGttgtgatctctctctctctctctctcccaaagcAAGTCCATTGAATTTGACACCACGACCGGCTTAAAAAATAACGGGGGAAAGTTTCAAAGTGTTGTTTATCGACGAAGATTGGCCTTAAACTTCAAAGGGAACATttggagatactgtgtggaaacaggcccttcggcccactgtgaccACGACGACCagcgttatctcactttctcatccactcactgcacacttggggcaattttacagaggctgattaatctacaaacctacatgtctttgggatgtgggaggataccagagcacctggaggaagccatggggtcacagggagaacgtgcaaactccacacagaccgcatccgatcgaacctaggtctcagcCGCACATTTACATGTCTCTGGAAAAGGACTATTTGATAACTTCTTTGGAAGGCTTGAACTGACACAATgtcccaggtgtgtgtgtgtgtgtgtgtgtgtgtgtgtgtccccacatTTGTGATGGGATTTAAGTGAGATAAACTTCCATGCTTTAGTAAAGGTGTTTTGTTGAGGgctaaagatagactcaaaatgctagcgtaactcagcgggtcaggcagcatcacgttttgggtcgagacccttcttcaaactgagagtcaagtgaaagggaaattagagatgtcgaagatagacacaaaatgctggagtaactcagcgggataggcagcatctctgcagagaaggaattggtgacgttactggtcaagacccatcttctgaTGCAGAAGGCACCAAGGACAAATAAACAAAAAGCAGGAAACACAGAGGGAGCGGCGAGAGAAGATTTTGCAGACCTCTCGTCGGGGAAGAGacacaccttgaggagatttcacagtggagcggacaaaatgtgtaggaaggaactgcagatgctgctttacactgaagatggacactaaaATCTGGAGCAGTTGGGCACAGCAAGTTCACATATCTATCTGTCACAACTGTCTTCTAGTGGAGTTCTCCAACGAAGAGAATGACTCCCTGTACATGTCTCCCTGATCCACGCATTGCACAGATGAATGAATTTGGGCATTCTCCCTATAGTTCCAATTGGATAAAATAACCATTGTCAGCATTTTAAGCATGGAGTTTAACTCAACTGGCTGTTTCGTTGTGAGTCGTAAGTGTTGTGGGGTGTGGACATGCAACCTCTGCTGGAATAAcagttgtagagtcatacagcacagaaacggggcccttcggccccacttgcccatgccgaccaagatgcccccaagtacgctagtcccacctgtctgcatttggcccatatccctctaaacctttcctatccatgtatctgtccaaatgtcttctaaatgttgtaatagtacttgcctcaactacctcctctggcagctagctctttccatacacccaccaccctctgtggggagAAAAATGCCCCTCTAGTTCCTATTCAACCAtaccccctctcaacttaaacccatgtcctctggttcacttGGTTCACCTACTGTGCTTTCACCCTATCAatacccctcgtgattttatacacctctaacatcacccctcagcccactgcgctccaaggaataaagtcttatcctgcccaacctctccctatggttcACGCTCTCAAGTAATGGCTACATCCTTGTAAGGCAATATAAAGTGCTTTGCACTGCAAGTGGTCATCGTATGCCTGTTATGGGAGTGCAGTATTGAATGCTGCCACTGATTAGATAATTGTATGTTTGCATCTGATGCTAAATGCTTCATTGGTTCCTTTATTGAATGTACCAAGatccagtgaaatactttgttttgcatgttgttCAGCAAAACTGTCTCCATACATAAGCACAGCCCCCTGGTTAGTGCAGAAcatacagaacagcccactgtgTCTATATGAGTGACAcaatgtcgcagcggtagagttgctgcctcacagcgccagagacatgggttcaatctccGAGCGCTGTCTGggcgaatttgcacgttctccacgtgaccgcgtgggttttctccaggggctccagtttccacccgcgctctaaagacgtacaggtttgtaggttaattagcttcggtatcgagtgtaaattggccctaatgtgtaggatagtgaagtGTATGATCACtcgttagcatggactcggtgggctgaagggccagtttccacgctttatctctaaactaaactcaaactatatTACAAGAGGTGCCATTCTgccgccattttacagtcccagctgcagccggCCACAAAGGCCATCGCCTCCATTCCAGCCTCCGGCAGTCGACCTTGAGGCAGAAGGGAAGAGGGGCCCCCCTGGTTCTTCTTACCAGGCCCTTTGTCTAACGTCCAACCCCGTCTCCCTCCGTCAACCTCTCCGCAGCTTCTCACTCTGGGCGGGCTCCCGGTTACGTGGCAGGCGAGCCCGAATGCTCTACGCCAGCAatatagtttagcgatacagcgcggaaacaggcccttgacgtccccctctccttgcccggccatcAATGTGTCCCAGAGGCGCCTCCTGCAATCGACATTttaggcgctggaggcattaccccgatTCACCCTCATAACCACCCCTTGCTCCTCGCATCCGACATCTCCCGCTCACTCTtcgacatagagtgatacaacgtggatacgggcccaacttgcccacaccagccaacatgtcccacctgcccgcgtttggcccaagcctgtcctatcaatgtacttgtcaaactatttcttaaacgttgggatagtccatgcctcaactacctcctctggcagcttgttcc
Protein-coding sequences here:
- the kras gene encoding GTPase KRas isoform X2, whose amino-acid sequence is MTEYKLVVVGAGGVGKSALTIQLIQNHFVDEYDPTIEDSYRKQVVIDGETCLLDILDTAGQEEYSAMRDQYMRTGEGFLCVFAINNSKSFEDIHHYREQIKRVKDSEDVPMVLVGNKCDLPSRTVDTKQAQDLARSYTIPFIETSAKTRLRVEDAFYTLVREIRQYRLRKLNVEEKTARCVPFKCIMM
- the kras gene encoding GTPase KRas isoform X1 — its product is MTEYKLVVVGAGGVGKSALTIQLIQNHFVDEYDPTIEDSYRKQVVIDGETCLLDILDTAGQEEYSAMRDQYMRTGEGFLCVFAINNSKSFEDIHHYREQIKRVKDSEDVPMVLVGNKCDLPSRTVDTKQAQDLARSYTIPFIETSAKTRLGVDDAFYTLVREIRKHKEKMSKDGKKKKNKSKKKCLMM